CAAGAAGCTCACCGCCAGCCCGCGCACGACCGCGACCTGGTCGCGGGTGGCCAGCGCCTCCGCCTCCGGCCGGTACTACGCCGTCTCGGCGGTGCCCGGCTCCACGGCGGCGTTCACCTTCCGGGGCACCTCGGTCAGCTGGCTGACCGCGCGCGGCCCCGCTATGGGCAAGGCCAAGGTGTACGTCGACGGGGTGCTCAAGCTGACGGTCGACGGCTACGCCAAGAAGGCCGGGTGGAACGTCAGGAAGAGCCTCACCGGGCTGACCGACAAGGTGCACACCGTCACGGTCAAGGTCACCGGCACCAAGCGGCGCGCCTCGACCGGCACGACCGTCGTCGTCGACCGCTGGCTGGTCGGCTGAGGTGCCGTCCCCGGCCGGCGACCTGATCGGTCACCGGCCGCGGACGAGCCTGGCGACGGACAGCGCGGGCCGCGAAGCCGGCGTCGCTCCAGTTGAGCACCCCGCTCAGCCGGCCGTCGGCCACCAGCAGGTGCTCGGCGCCCCGGGTCGTCGTCCTCATCCGGCAGGCCGAGCTCCGCGAGCCCTGCCACGTCGACGTCGTGGAGCCAGGGCAGCACCAGGACCACCGTCGCGGCCAGCCGCGGCGGTGACGGCCGGCCGAGCAGCGGTTCGCCGGGCAGCCAACGGTGCCCGAGCACGCCAGCGCCCGGTCGCTGCTGCTGCGCACCTCGTCACCTCCTCGCCACCACGAGACCCTGCCGACGTCCTCCCGACGTCCTGCCGACGGTGCCATGCTCGCACCGTGGCGTCGGTGCCGTTGGTGGAGATCATCCCGCTGCCGCTCGGGCTGTTCTCCGTGCCCGGCCGCGAGATCGCGAAGTACCCGGGCGTCGTCGTCCGCGCGCCGTACGTCGTCTGCGCCTACCTGGTGCGTGCACCCGGCACCACGCTGCTCTTCGACACAGGCATCGTCGGCGACGAGGAGGCGGTCGCCCGCTACCGGCCGCGATGGTTCCCGCTCGACGAGCAGCTCGCCGCGCACGGCGTGTCCCTCGGCGAGGTCGACGTCGTTGTCAACTGTCACCTGCACGCCGACCACGCCGGCGGCAACCATCTCTTCCCGGGCACGCCGATCGTGGTGCAGGAGGCCGAGCTCGCGGCCGCCGACGACGAGGGCTACACGGTGCGCGAGGCGGTGGTCGACTTCCCCGGGGCGACGTTCGTGCGGGTCTCCGGGCGGTACGCCGTGGCCGAGCAGCTGCTCGTCGTACCCACCAGAGGGCACTCGCCCGGCCACCAGAGCTTGCTCGTCGACGGCACGCCTGAGGGCACCGTGCTGCTCGCCGGCCAGGCCTTCGACTCGGCGAGCGAGCTGGCCTCCGCGGTGCTGGCGCGGCAGCTCGGTGCCGGCATCGACGACTCCACCGCGCCGGGCTGGGTCGACGACCTGATGGAGCTCGACATCGACGTCGCGCTCTTCGCGCACGACCTGGCCCAGTGGCGGCCGCCGGCCGCGTCGTTCGTCGGGTCCCGCGTCCGCGACGTGTGGCCGGCGTGACCCGCGCACGGGACGCTAGGCGTCGCGCCCGAGCAGCAGGGTGTCGAGCCCGCGGACCAGGCCGGTCCGCCCGGGCGCAGCCCTGATCGCGAGCAGGGTCCCCGCGACGTACGGCTGCGGGGTGGGACCGGCGTCGTGCCGGATCACCAGCCGCTCGTCGGGCAGCGCGAAGACGACCTCGGTCGACACGACGAA
This is a stretch of genomic DNA from Actinomycetes bacterium. It encodes these proteins:
- a CDS encoding MBL fold metallo-hydrolase; protein product: MASVPLVEIIPLPLGLFSVPGREIAKYPGVVVRAPYVVCAYLVRAPGTTLLFDTGIVGDEEAVARYRPRWFPLDEQLAAHGVSLGEVDVVVNCHLHADHAGGNHLFPGTPIVVQEAELAAADDEGYTVREAVVDFPGATFVRVSGRYAVAEQLLVVPTRGHSPGHQSLLVDGTPEGTVLLAGQAFDSASELASAVLARQLGAGIDDSTAPGWVDDLMELDIDVALFAHDLAQWRPPAASFVGSRVRDVWPA